The Petropleomorpha daqingensis genome includes a window with the following:
- a CDS encoding DUF5679 domain-containing protein, with protein sequence MAESYNGYCVKCKEKRDFDGEVKVSESGRRMAQGTCPVCGTKMNRILGKA encoded by the coding sequence GTGGCGGAGAGCTACAACGGCTACTGCGTGAAGTGCAAGGAGAAGCGCGACTTCGATGGCGAGGTCAAGGTCAGCGAGTCCGGTCGCCGGATGGCGCAGGGCACCTGCCCCGTCTGCGGCACCAAGATGAACCGGATCCTCGGCAAGGCCTGA
- a CDS encoding ThiF family adenylyltransferase: MSDLAHPLLPRSVPLLADGTGALQVGGVDTADGVRVLPGDDGVRNLLRGLDGRRSERAVVADAAREGLPPAAVRSLLHGLRSAGLLLDVEPADLLAADAGPAAQARTAAELPAAAAGAGTGWRGRRSAAVVVEGATRVGTPLAAVLAASGIGRVSVRDTGLTAAADAVVGGLTAADEGRPRSLAAADAVRRASPLTDLRPLPHGAGADVVVLARPWAASDPLVAGLQRAGVPHLVATVRGQTGVVGPFVVPGSTSCLRCADLHRRDADPRWPGFAAQLTAGEAPPSGATVTCLLTAVTAAVQVLAFLDGASAPAAVGATLEFSPPQLLPRVRRWPVHPGCGCGALSDDAPEESVGARAAGQGQ, encoded by the coding sequence GTGAGCGACCTGGCCCATCCCCTCCTCCCCCGATCCGTCCCGCTGCTGGCCGACGGCACCGGCGCGCTGCAGGTGGGTGGCGTCGACACCGCCGACGGCGTCCGCGTGCTCCCCGGGGACGACGGGGTCCGGAACCTGCTGAGAGGGCTCGACGGCCGGCGCAGCGAACGCGCCGTGGTGGCCGACGCCGCCCGCGAGGGGCTCCCGCCCGCCGCCGTCCGTTCGCTGCTGCACGGGCTGCGCTCGGCCGGGCTGCTGCTCGACGTCGAGCCGGCCGACCTGCTCGCCGCCGATGCCGGGCCGGCCGCCCAGGCGCGCACCGCGGCCGAGCTGCCCGCCGCGGCGGCCGGCGCCGGGACCGGCTGGCGGGGGCGGCGCTCGGCCGCGGTCGTCGTGGAGGGGGCCACCCGCGTCGGGACCCCGCTGGCGGCCGTCCTGGCGGCCAGCGGGATCGGGCGGGTGTCGGTCCGGGACACCGGCCTCACCGCCGCGGCCGACGCGGTGGTCGGTGGGCTGACCGCCGCCGACGAGGGCCGCCCGCGCTCTCTCGCGGCCGCCGACGCGGTCCGCCGGGCAAGCCCGCTGACCGACCTGCGGCCGCTGCCGCACGGTGCCGGGGCCGACGTCGTCGTCCTGGCCCGGCCGTGGGCGGCCTCCGACCCGCTGGTCGCCGGACTGCAGCGGGCCGGCGTCCCGCACCTCGTCGCGACGGTGCGCGGGCAGACCGGCGTCGTGGGCCCGTTCGTCGTCCCGGGGTCGACCAGCTGCCTGCGCTGCGCCGACCTGCACCGGCGCGACGCCGATCCCCGGTGGCCGGGCTTCGCCGCGCAGCTCACGGCCGGCGAGGCGCCGCCGAGCGGCGCCACGGTGACCTGCCTGCTCACCGCGGTGACCGCGGCGGTGCAGGTGCTGGCGTTCCTGGACGGCGCGAGCGCGCCCGCGGCGGTCGGGGCGACGCTGGAGTTCTCCCCGCCCCAGCTGCTGCCCCGCGTGCGCCGGTGGCCGGTCCACCCCGGTTGCGGCTGCGGCGCTCTTTCGGATGACGCACCGGAGGAGTCCGTCGGCGCCCGCGCGGCCGGGCAGGGACAATGA
- a CDS encoding ABC1 kinase family protein translates to MSDDGRGIPRGSVSRTARLASLPLGAAGRATLGIGKRLSGRPADAVTAELQQRTAEQLFAVLGQLKGGAMKLGQTLSVFEAAVPDEVAAPYREALVKLQEEAPPMPVRTVHAVLAQQLGGRWRDRFKDFDDAPAAAASIGQVHRATWRDGRDVAVKIQYPGAATALMADLNQLARFARVFAALFPGMDVKPLIAELKARVVEELDYGLEADAQRQFAAAYVGDEQIVVPRVVASAPKVIVSEWLEGTPLSRVISSGSREERDRAGYLLAVLHFSGPERAGLLHADPHPGNFRLLDDGRLGVIDFGATARLPDGHPEPIGRLLRWALAGRADEVLADLRVEGFVRTGVEVDAEAVLNYLRPLLEPIETDSFHFTRAWMQEQAARIADPRNEASRLGRQLNLPPAYLLIHRVTIGSIGVLCQLDSAGDFRSVLAEWLPGFVEK, encoded by the coding sequence GTGAGCGACGACGGACGGGGGATCCCGAGGGGATCGGTCTCGCGGACCGCTCGCCTGGCGTCCCTTCCGCTGGGCGCCGCGGGTCGCGCCACGCTCGGCATCGGCAAGCGCCTGTCCGGCCGGCCGGCCGACGCGGTGACCGCGGAGCTGCAGCAGCGCACCGCCGAGCAGCTGTTCGCCGTCCTGGGGCAGCTCAAGGGCGGCGCGATGAAGCTGGGCCAGACGCTCTCGGTCTTCGAGGCGGCGGTGCCCGACGAGGTCGCCGCGCCCTACCGCGAGGCCCTGGTCAAGCTGCAGGAAGAGGCACCGCCGATGCCGGTGCGCACCGTGCACGCGGTGCTCGCCCAGCAGCTCGGCGGCAGGTGGCGGGACCGGTTCAAGGACTTCGACGACGCACCGGCGGCCGCCGCGAGCATCGGGCAGGTGCACCGCGCCACCTGGCGCGACGGGCGGGACGTCGCGGTCAAGATCCAGTACCCGGGCGCCGCGACCGCGCTGATGGCCGACCTCAACCAGCTCGCCCGGTTCGCCCGGGTCTTCGCCGCGCTGTTCCCCGGCATGGACGTCAAGCCGCTCATCGCCGAGCTCAAGGCCCGCGTCGTGGAGGAGCTCGACTACGGGCTGGAGGCCGACGCGCAGCGCCAGTTCGCCGCGGCCTACGTCGGCGACGAGCAGATCGTCGTCCCGCGGGTGGTGGCCAGCGCGCCGAAGGTGATCGTCTCGGAGTGGCTGGAGGGCACCCCGCTGTCGCGGGTCATCTCCTCCGGCTCCCGGGAGGAGCGCGACCGGGCCGGCTACCTGCTCGCCGTCCTGCACTTCTCCGGTCCCGAGCGGGCGGGGCTGCTGCACGCCGACCCGCACCCGGGCAACTTCCGGCTCCTCGACGACGGCCGGCTCGGCGTCATCGACTTCGGCGCGACCGCGCGGCTGCCCGACGGGCACCCCGAGCCGATCGGCCGGCTGCTGCGCTGGGCGCTGGCCGGCCGGGCCGACGAGGTGCTCGCCGACCTGCGCGTCGAGGGCTTCGTGCGGACCGGCGTCGAGGTCGACGCCGAGGCGGTGCTGAACTACCTGCGGCCGCTGCTGGAGCCGATCGAGACCGACTCCTTCCACTTCACCCGCGCGTGGATGCAGGAGCAGGCGGCCCGGATCGCCGATCCGCGCAACGAGGCCAGCCGGCTCGGCCGCCAGCTCAACCTGCCGCCGGCGTACCTGCTCATCCACCGCGTGACGATCGGGTCGATCGGGGTGCTCTGCCAGCTCGACTCGGCGGGCGACTTCCGCAGCGTCCTGGCGGAGTGGCTGCCCGGCTTCGTGGAGAAGTAG
- a CDS encoding WhiB family transcriptional regulator: MQQTMAHRRTGLPRSGGPTPRRPRLPLAPAPTRRPLPCRVEDPELWFAESPAQLELAKSFCTDCPVQAACLAGALDRGEPWGVWGGEIFERGVVIARKRPRGRPRKEVAA; encoded by the coding sequence GTGCAGCAGACGATGGCCCACCGCCGTACCGGGCTCCCCCGGTCAGGTGGCCCCACCCCGAGACGACCGAGGCTTCCGCTGGCCCCGGCCCCGACCCGCCGGCCGCTGCCGTGCCGGGTCGAGGACCCGGAGCTGTGGTTCGCCGAGAGCCCGGCCCAGCTGGAGCTCGCGAAGAGCTTCTGCACCGACTGCCCCGTGCAGGCGGCGTGCCTGGCCGGCGCGCTCGACCGCGGCGAGCCGTGGGGTGTCTGGGGTGGCGAGATCTTCGAACGAGGCGTCGTGATCGCGCGCAAGCGCCCGCGGGGCCGTCCGCGCAAGGAGGTGGCGGCGTGA
- a CDS encoding ATP-dependent helicase, with amino-acid sequence MPPIGPSTDTVTGAEVVLAGLDDEQRTAAQAVSGPVCILAGAGTGKTRTITHRIAYGVHLGAYVPEQVLAVTFTARAAGELRGRLASLGVGGVQARTFHAAALRQLRYFAPRVLGGPLPGLVENKLRLVASAASRARLSTDRTSLRDLASEIEWAKTTLATPEDYPARAQAAGRELPFEAAAVARVYESYESAKQREGVLDFEDLLLVTAFTLEEHQDVARQVRAQYRHFVVDEYQDVNPLQQRLLDAWLGGRAEVCVVGDPNQTIYSFTGADPDYLLGFADRYPDAEVVKLERDYRSTPQVVGLANKLIGQAPRRKGLPGLRLLGQRAEGPEPVFREHPDEPAEAAAVAARCRELIDAGLPAAEIAVLFRINAQSEVYENALTDVGVPYVLKGGERFFERPEVREAVVLLRGAAAGGNEPGMLVPTVRDVLASMGWVEHRPPPGGAARDRWQSLAALVDLAVDLVSENPSLDLAGFVAHLAERADAQHAPTVQGVTLASMHAAKGLEWDVVFVVGLVDGVLPIAQSLSRPEAVEEERRLLYVAVTRAREQLTLSWSLSRNPGGRRSRPRSRFLTGLAPESAPTAPPARRREKKQKVVLEGEAGELFERLRAWRSQAAQSASVPAYVVFTDATLQAIAESRPSSLRELSGLPGIGARKLELYGEDVLATVSG; translated from the coding sequence ATGCCGCCGATCGGTCCGAGCACGGACACCGTCACCGGTGCCGAGGTGGTGCTCGCCGGGCTGGACGACGAGCAGCGCACCGCGGCGCAGGCGGTCAGCGGGCCGGTCTGCATCCTGGCCGGCGCGGGCACCGGCAAGACCCGGACCATCACCCACCGCATCGCCTACGGCGTGCACCTCGGCGCGTACGTGCCCGAGCAGGTGCTGGCCGTGACCTTCACCGCCCGGGCGGCGGGGGAGCTGCGCGGCCGGCTCGCCTCGCTCGGGGTCGGTGGCGTCCAGGCGCGCACCTTCCACGCCGCCGCGCTGCGCCAGCTGCGCTACTTCGCCCCGCGGGTGCTGGGCGGGCCGCTGCCCGGGCTGGTGGAGAACAAGCTGCGGCTGGTCGCCTCGGCCGCCTCGCGTGCGCGGCTGTCCACCGACCGCACCAGCCTGCGCGACCTCGCCAGCGAGATCGAGTGGGCCAAGACCACGCTGGCCACGCCGGAGGACTACCCGGCCCGCGCGCAGGCCGCCGGCCGCGAGCTGCCGTTCGAGGCCGCCGCCGTCGCCCGCGTCTACGAGAGCTACGAGTCGGCCAAGCAGCGCGAGGGCGTCCTCGACTTCGAGGACCTGCTGCTGGTCACCGCCTTCACGCTCGAGGAGCACCAGGACGTCGCCCGGCAGGTCCGCGCGCAGTACCGGCACTTCGTCGTCGACGAGTACCAGGACGTCAACCCGCTGCAGCAGCGGCTGCTCGACGCGTGGCTGGGCGGCCGGGCCGAGGTGTGCGTGGTCGGCGACCCGAACCAGACCATCTACTCGTTCACCGGCGCCGACCCCGACTACCTGCTCGGCTTCGCCGACCGCTATCCCGACGCCGAGGTGGTCAAGCTCGAGCGCGACTACCGGTCGACCCCGCAGGTGGTCGGCCTGGCCAACAAGCTCATCGGCCAGGCGCCGCGGCGCAAGGGGCTGCCGGGGCTGCGACTGCTCGGCCAGCGCGCCGAGGGACCCGAGCCGGTGTTCCGGGAGCACCCCGACGAGCCGGCGGAGGCGGCCGCGGTCGCGGCCCGGTGCCGGGAGCTGATCGACGCCGGCCTGCCCGCGGCCGAGATCGCCGTCCTGTTCCGGATCAACGCGCAGTCCGAGGTCTACGAGAACGCGCTGACCGACGTCGGCGTCCCGTACGTGCTCAAGGGCGGCGAGCGGTTCTTCGAGCGGCCGGAGGTCCGCGAGGCGGTCGTCCTGCTGCGCGGGGCCGCGGCGGGCGGCAACGAGCCCGGCATGCTCGTGCCCACGGTCCGCGACGTCCTGGCCTCGATGGGCTGGGTGGAGCACCGGCCGCCGCCCGGCGGCGCCGCGCGCGACCGCTGGCAGTCCCTCGCCGCCCTCGTCGACCTCGCCGTCGACCTGGTGTCCGAGAACCCGTCGCTCGACCTCGCCGGGTTCGTCGCCCACCTCGCCGAGCGGGCCGACGCCCAGCACGCCCCCACCGTCCAGGGCGTGACGCTCGCCTCGATGCACGCGGCCAAGGGCCTGGAGTGGGACGTCGTCTTCGTCGTCGGCCTGGTCGACGGCGTGCTGCCGATCGCCCAGTCGCTGTCCCGGCCGGAGGCGGTGGAAGAGGAGCGCCGGCTGCTCTACGTCGCGGTCACCCGCGCCCGCGAGCAGCTGACCCTGTCGTGGTCGCTGTCGCGCAACCCCGGCGGACGGCGCTCGCGGCCGCGCAGCCGGTTCCTCACCGGCCTGGCACCGGAGTCGGCGCCCACGGCACCGCCGGCCCGCCGCCGGGAGAAGAAGCAGAAGGTCGTCCTCGAGGGCGAGGCGGGGGAGCTGTTCGAGCGGCTGCGCGCGTGGCGCAGCCAGGCGGCCCAGTCGGCCTCGGTGCCGGCGTACGTCGTCTTCACCGACGCCACCCTGCAGGCGATCGCGGAGAGCCGGCCGTCGTCCCTGCGGGAGCTGTCCGGACTGCCCGGCATCGGTGCCCGCAAGCTCGAGCTCTACGGCGAGGACGTCCTCGCCACGGTGAGCGGCTGA